Proteins from a single region of Caldanaerovirga acetigignens:
- the rpsF gene encoding 30S ribosomal protein S6: MREYETMYILDPTLDEEAINGMVDKFKNLVEERGGEVKEIDRWGKRKLAYPIKHQKEGYYVLMNFAADALTAREMERVFRITPAVLRHIVIRKDK; the protein is encoded by the coding sequence ATGAGGGAATATGAAACGATGTACATTCTCGACCCCACCCTTGACGAGGAAGCAATTAACGGAATGGTGGACAAGTTTAAAAATCTCGTCGAGGAAAGAGGGGGAGAGGTGAAGGAAATCGACCGGTGGGGGAAAAGAAAGCTGGCTTATCCCATCAAGCACCAGAAAGAAGGCTATTATGTGTTGATGAATTTTGCGGCCGACGCCCTAACCGCAAGAGAGATGGAAAGGGTCTTCAGAATAACCCCCGCTGTGCTAAGGCATATTGTCATCCGCAAGGACAAATAA
- the dnaB gene encoding replicative DNA helicase, which produces MSLTAPKVPPHSVEAEQSVLGSMLLSKEAIYVALERLKSEDFYLEAHRTIFNIITELHEGREPVDLITVTETLRNRKMLESVGGVTYLTTLTEVVPTPANIAQYCKIVEEKALLRRLLEATSKILSMAYEPREDVEELLDEAERRIFAIVQKKRVDNFHHIKDVLLSTFERIEQLYNSKGGITGVPTGFPDLDAMTSGLQPSDLILVAARPSMGKTAFALNIAQNAAIRHRIPVAIFSLEMSKEQLVQRMLCAESNVDSHKLRTGRLEEDDWPRLARAMGPLSEAPIYIDDTPGITCLEIRAKARRLKAEKGLGLVVIDYLQLIAGRGQSENRQQEISEISRSLKALARELNVPVLALSQLSRAPDVRSDHRPVLSDLRESGSQEQDSDLVAFLYREDYYNPNTDRKNIAEVIIAKQRNGPTGKVELLWLSQYTKFVSIEKYRQSEEARYA; this is translated from the coding sequence ATGAGCCTTACAGCGCCTAAAGTTCCTCCGCACAGCGTCGAAGCGGAACAGTCAGTTTTAGGCTCTATGCTCCTTTCAAAAGAGGCCATATACGTGGCGCTAGAGCGCTTGAAAAGCGAGGATTTTTACCTGGAAGCCCATCGAACGATTTTCAATATCATAACGGAATTGCACGAAGGCAGGGAACCGGTGGACTTAATTACGGTAACCGAAACCTTGAGAAACAGAAAGATGTTAGAAAGTGTGGGCGGTGTCACCTATCTTACAACACTCACCGAAGTAGTGCCCACACCGGCCAATATTGCCCAGTACTGCAAGATAGTCGAAGAAAAGGCCCTGCTCCGGCGGCTGTTGGAAGCCACATCAAAAATACTTTCAATGGCCTACGAACCAAGGGAAGATGTAGAAGAGCTTCTGGATGAAGCAGAACGCAGGATTTTTGCCATAGTCCAGAAAAAAAGAGTGGACAACTTCCATCACATAAAAGACGTACTTCTTTCTACCTTCGAGCGCATCGAACAGCTTTATAATTCTAAAGGCGGGATAACTGGTGTGCCCACTGGGTTTCCCGACCTGGATGCCATGACTTCTGGCCTGCAGCCTTCCGACCTTATCTTGGTGGCGGCAAGACCCAGCATGGGTAAAACCGCCTTTGCTTTGAACATAGCACAAAACGCCGCAATAAGGCATAGAATACCTGTTGCGATTTTCAGCCTTGAAATGTCGAAGGAGCAACTGGTACAGAGGATGCTTTGCGCTGAATCCAATGTGGACAGCCATAAGCTCCGCACCGGGAGGCTGGAAGAAGACGACTGGCCCAGACTTGCGAGAGCTATGGGACCTTTGTCTGAAGCCCCTATCTATATTGATGATACGCCGGGCATCACCTGCCTGGAGATTAGGGCAAAAGCGCGCAGGCTTAAAGCGGAAAAAGGTCTGGGGCTGGTGGTTATAGACTATCTTCAATTGATAGCGGGCAGGGGCCAGTCTGAAAATCGGCAGCAGGAAATTTCGGAAATCTCAAGGTCATTAAAAGCCCTGGCAAGAGAATTGAATGTGCCGGTGTTGGCTCTATCCCAGCTTTCAAGGGCGCCGGATGTAAGGTCCGACCACAGACCGGTGCTCAGCGACTTAAGGGAATCGGGCAGCCAGGAGCAGGATTCGGATTTGGTAGCGTTTCTCTACAGGGAAGATTATTACAATCCCAATACGGACAGAAAAAATATAGCCGAGGTCATAATAGCGAAACAGAGGAACGGCCCCACCGGGAAGGTGGAACTGTTATGGCTTTCTCAGTACACCAAGTTCGTTAGCATCGAAAAGTACCGCCAGAGCGAAGAGGCGAGATACGCTTAA
- a CDS encoding DHH family phosphoesterase — MAGKDMQRHFNFIKKNSLFLAIIILQLFAASLINLKIALGLGAIISLVLIGAYIFSKKKLKEEGEKLEESKEEPFKFPANSGVAIMYIQIDNYDEVLAATPEENRPEFLARIDKVITQWVQSYEGFIKKFDDDKFLSAVTVEKFRQIEKNKFNILEKIKEIKTPNALAVTLSIGASYGKDSLLELNKMAQNALELCLGRGGDQAVVKAEGSTHFYGGRAREMEKYTRVRARVIAHALRDLIEEADKVLVLGHIFLDMDALGAGIGMVKAARCLKKEGYFVLSPDQGHSVEALLKLLYEDDETQRYFMPEKEALKVQTRDTLVVIVDTHKPSFCYSQKILQRAEKVVLIDHHRRGEEFIDKAILVYLEPYASSTSEMVTEMIQYMGEEIKLSPREATALLAGISVDTRNFSFKTGVRTFDAASYLKRHGADPTLVFKLFQEDVGEFHKRAEVVKRMQILPGNIALSYYDKKCENPRLTAAHAANALLEIKGVHAAFVLVPFEDGVAISGRSLGEINVQRILEKLGGGGHLTVAGAQISNVTVEDAMKRLKEAIDEFLKEGDVS; from the coding sequence ATGGCGGGGAAAGACATGCAAAGACATTTCAACTTCATTAAAAAAAACAGCCTCTTCCTGGCAATTATAATATTACAGCTTTTTGCAGCGTCTTTAATAAACCTTAAGATTGCGTTAGGATTGGGAGCCATTATTTCCTTAGTTTTAATCGGAGCCTATATTTTTTCTAAAAAGAAATTGAAAGAGGAAGGAGAAAAGCTCGAAGAATCAAAGGAGGAGCCCTTTAAATTCCCGGCAAACTCCGGTGTAGCTATTATGTACATTCAGATTGACAATTATGACGAAGTTCTGGCTGCCACACCAGAAGAAAACAGGCCGGAGTTTCTTGCAAGGATTGACAAAGTCATAACTCAATGGGTTCAAAGCTATGAAGGATTTATAAAAAAGTTTGATGATGATAAGTTCTTATCCGCGGTGACTGTAGAAAAATTCCGCCAAATTGAAAAAAACAAATTCAATATCCTTGAAAAAATAAAGGAGATAAAGACTCCCAATGCGCTTGCCGTCACTTTGAGCATAGGCGCATCTTACGGTAAAGATAGTCTCCTAGAACTCAACAAGATGGCGCAAAACGCACTGGAACTATGTCTGGGCAGGGGAGGAGACCAGGCAGTAGTAAAAGCTGAAGGCAGTACTCATTTTTATGGCGGCAGGGCGAGGGAAATGGAAAAATACACTAGAGTGAGGGCACGGGTCATAGCCCATGCCCTTCGCGATTTGATAGAAGAGGCAGATAAGGTGCTAGTGTTGGGACACATATTCTTAGACATGGATGCCTTGGGCGCCGGTATCGGTATGGTAAAAGCTGCAAGGTGCTTAAAAAAGGAAGGGTATTTTGTCTTATCTCCCGATCAGGGCCATTCGGTAGAGGCACTTTTAAAGCTTTTATATGAAGACGATGAAACGCAAAGGTATTTTATGCCAGAGAAAGAAGCCTTAAAAGTTCAAACCAGGGATACTTTGGTGGTTATAGTAGACACTCATAAGCCCTCCTTCTGTTATTCCCAGAAAATCTTACAGCGGGCTGAAAAGGTGGTTTTGATAGACCACCACCGGCGGGGGGAAGAGTTTATCGACAAGGCTATTCTTGTTTATCTTGAGCCGTACGCGTCATCTACCAGTGAAATGGTGACCGAAATGATCCAGTATATGGGTGAAGAGATAAAATTAAGTCCCCGGGAAGCAACAGCCCTTTTGGCCGGCATAAGTGTGGATACCAGAAATTTTTCGTTTAAAACAGGGGTCAGAACCTTTGACGCGGCTTCTTATTTAAAAAGGCACGGTGCAGATCCGACGCTGGTATTCAAACTGTTTCAGGAGGACGTAGGAGAATTTCATAAAAGGGCAGAAGTAGTAAAGCGAATGCAGATTCTTCCCGGTAACATTGCCCTGTCTTATTACGATAAAAAATGCGAAAACCCTCGCCTTACCGCAGCCCATGCCGCTAACGCGCTCCTCGAGATAAAAGGCGTTCACGCTGCTTTTGTACTTGTACCATTTGAGGATGGTGTGGCCATAAGTGGCAGGTCCTTAGGGGAAATTAATGTCCAGAGGATCTTGGAAAAACTGGGCGGGGGAGGGCATTTGACTGTGGCCGGTGCCCAGATTTCCAATGTGACGGTGGAAGATGCGATGAAACGATTAAAGGAGGCCATAGACGAATTCTTGAAAGAGGGGGATGTGAGTTGA
- a CDS encoding Crp/Fnr family transcriptional regulator, whose product MPEKKDFNLALEDILKKVYIFSELSDEELVKVKRLVNTKNYKKGTVIFFEGDPGEAVFFVKSGKVKVYKGDDEGREFILHIFDEGDVFAEAVLLGGGTYPATAEAVEDSVVGFIKNEDLESFIKKSPDLAIKIIRIMAARLRDSQEKIKDLALKDTYDRTACMLHKISLDYGQRTSRGIEIDLPVTRQELAALVGTSRETVTRILSQMKKNGIIDIDRQKIIVLDERKLMRCRKD is encoded by the coding sequence TTGCCCGAAAAGAAAGATTTCAATCTGGCGCTCGAGGATATTTTAAAGAAAGTTTATATATTTTCCGAGCTTTCCGACGAAGAGCTAGTAAAGGTAAAGAGACTGGTTAATACTAAAAATTACAAAAAAGGCACTGTTATTTTTTTTGAAGGAGATCCTGGTGAAGCGGTGTTTTTTGTAAAATCCGGTAAGGTTAAAGTGTATAAAGGCGATGACGAAGGAAGAGAGTTTATATTGCATATTTTCGATGAGGGGGATGTATTCGCAGAAGCGGTACTACTGGGGGGAGGCACTTATCCCGCAACGGCCGAGGCTGTGGAAGACTCTGTGGTGGGCTTTATAAAAAACGAAGATTTAGAAAGTTTTATTAAAAAAAGTCCCGACCTTGCCATAAAGATCATAAGGATAATGGCTGCAAGGCTGAGAGATTCCCAGGAGAAGATAAAAGACCTTGCTTTGAAGGATACTTACGATCGCACGGCCTGTATGCTTCACAAGATATCCTTGGATTACGGCCAGAGGACATCCCGGGGCATTGAGATTGACCTTCCGGTTACGAGGCAGGAGCTGGCAGCTTTGGTTGGCACTTCTAGAGAAACGGTGACGAGGATTTTAAGTCAGATGAAAAAGAACGGCATTATAGATATAGACAGGCAAAAAATCATAGTGCTGGACGAAAGAAAATTGATGAGATGTAGGAAAGATTAA
- the rpsR gene encoding 30S ribosomal protein S18, which produces MKSRKNKKKKVCSFCVDKIDYVDYKDVARLKKFITERAKILPRRITGNCARHQRQLTVAIKRARNMALLPFTTE; this is translated from the coding sequence TTGAAGTCCAGAAAGAACAAGAAGAAAAAGGTCTGCAGTTTTTGCGTGGATAAAATAGATTATGTCGACTACAAGGATGTGGCGAGGCTCAAGAAATTTATAACCGAGCGGGCTAAAATTCTGCCCCGTCGAATAACTGGCAATTGCGCAAGACACCAGAGACAGCTTACGGTTGCTATAAAAAGGGCTCGAAACATGGCACTTTTGCCGTTTACGACTGAATAG
- a CDS encoding mechanosensitive ion channel family protein — MNFQSMLRVIYELPEVYRYIFKALIILISAAAAIKAGASVIDRLFAMKFKRLPVDESRMKTLAGLLKSVLRYTVYLIAAVVMLDTFGVKTSSIIAAAGIGGLAIGFGAQSLVKDVISGFFIIFENYFQIGDYVETAGVSGVVEEMGLRTTKLRDFGGQIHIIPNGEITRVTNYSRGNLRALVNVRISYEEDLNRVIEILEEVAEEVRQKRNDIVEGPTVLGVSDFGPSEAVITIWARTLPMQQWSVERELRKAIKERFDREGIEIPYPKMIVIDEKNKGAKN; from the coding sequence ATGAATTTTCAAAGTATGTTGCGCGTAATTTACGAACTTCCGGAAGTTTACAGGTACATTTTCAAAGCATTAATTATTCTAATTTCAGCCGCAGCAGCAATAAAAGCTGGGGCTAGCGTCATAGATAGACTTTTTGCAATGAAGTTTAAGAGGTTGCCAGTTGACGAAAGCAGAATGAAGACCCTGGCAGGACTCTTAAAAAGCGTCCTGAGATACACCGTATACCTTATAGCAGCAGTAGTTATGCTGGATACTTTTGGCGTAAAGACATCATCCATAATAGCAGCAGCAGGCATAGGTGGCCTTGCAATTGGATTTGGTGCTCAAAGCCTTGTGAAAGACGTGATTTCCGGCTTTTTTATAATTTTTGAAAATTATTTTCAGATAGGCGATTACGTTGAGACTGCAGGAGTCTCGGGCGTCGTAGAGGAAATGGGTCTTAGGACCACAAAGCTTCGAGACTTCGGCGGTCAGATACATATAATACCCAATGGAGAAATCACCAGGGTTACTAACTATTCTAGAGGTAACCTCAGAGCTCTGGTGAACGTGAGGATATCCTATGAAGAGGACTTGAATAGAGTGATAGAAATTCTCGAGGAAGTTGCCGAAGAGGTACGCCAAAAAAGGAACGACATTGTGGAAGGGCCTACTGTTCTTGGAGTCAGCGACTTCGGACCTAGCGAGGCTGTTATTACAATATGGGCCAGGACTTTGCCCATGCAGCAGTGGAGCGTTGAAAGGGAATTGAGAAAAGCGATAAAAGAAAGGTTTGACAGGGAGGGGATAGAGATTCCCTACCCCAAGATGATCGTTATAGATGAAAAGAACAAGGGGGCGAAAAATTGA
- the yedF gene encoding sulfurtransferase-like selenium metabolism protein YedF, which translates to MAKEVDCRGKKCPEPVIMTKKALDSIETGRVVAIVDNEVARDNIIKMAKNSGCNCFYEEEQGEYRIYIEKTPAAKKTPKTEIREVNEKTDSYVVLIAGDALGKGSEELGRLLMRNYIYTLKDIEYLPESIIFLNKGVYLTTNGSEVLDVLRELETKGVEVLSCGTCLDYYGLKEKLAVGSVTNMYAIAEKLSKFRTVVI; encoded by the coding sequence AAATGCCCCGAGCCGGTTATCATGACGAAAAAGGCTTTAGATTCCATTGAGACGGGACGGGTTGTCGCCATTGTGGACAATGAAGTGGCAAGGGACAATATAATTAAAATGGCAAAAAACAGTGGATGTAATTGCTTTTACGAAGAAGAACAAGGGGAGTACCGTATCTACATCGAAAAGACCCCAGCGGCTAAAAAGACGCCTAAAACAGAAATAAGAGAGGTTAATGAAAAAACGGATTCCTATGTGGTTTTAATTGCGGGCGATGCGCTAGGCAAAGGTTCGGAAGAGCTAGGAAGGCTTCTGATGAGAAATTATATTTATACTTTGAAAGATATCGAGTATTTGCCTGAAAGCATAATATTTTTAAATAAAGGAGTTTATCTTACCACCAATGGCTCGGAAGTTTTGGATGTCTTAAGAGAATTGGAAACTAAGGGAGTGGAAGTGCTTTCCTGCGGAACTTGTTTGGATTACTATGGATTGAAGGAAAAACTTGCTGTGGGGAGCGTAACCAATATGTATGCGATAGCAGAAAAACTATCTAAATTTAGGACTGTTGTAATATGA
- the rplI gene encoding 50S ribosomal protein L9 — protein MRVILLQDVKTLGKKGDLVNVADGYARNFLFPKNLAVEATPGNLAKLEEEKKAKEKKLARQKMEAEEMAEKIKKCSVTLKVRAGAQGKLYGSINSKNIADALKEQYGIDIDKRKIQLDEPIKAFGSYEVPVKLHPEVEAKLIVRIVEG, from the coding sequence TTGAGGGTAATACTCCTTCAGGATGTAAAAACCCTTGGTAAAAAAGGAGACCTGGTAAATGTCGCCGATGGATATGCCAGGAATTTTCTTTTCCCCAAAAACCTAGCCGTTGAAGCAACCCCTGGAAACCTGGCAAAATTAGAAGAAGAAAAAAAAGCAAAGGAGAAGAAGCTTGCAAGGCAAAAGATGGAAGCAGAAGAAATGGCAGAAAAAATTAAAAAATGCAGTGTGACGTTGAAGGTAAGAGCGGGGGCCCAGGGGAAACTGTATGGCTCCATAAATTCGAAAAACATAGCTGATGCTTTAAAGGAGCAATACGGCATTGATATAGACAAAAGAAAGATTCAGCTTGACGAGCCGATTAAAGCTTTTGGTAGTTATGAAGTGCCGGTTAAACTTCATCCCGAAGTCGAGGCAAAGCTCATCGTAAGAATAGTCGAAGGGTGA
- a CDS encoding YybS family protein, whose amino-acid sequence MHRYSTKAIVEGALLSAITVILSFFSIYVPGVGLLADLVLPVPVIILGMKHGLSVSLLSVLVSGAVIAAFSGPIRAITGVLSFGLVGMGMGWALKRKYSPFKVFAVGTGASLVSNIALFMLSLAIMGINPFLQEIEIYRESLNSAAKVYSRIGVDPETIKPALEMYGKILDLMPLLIPAMLVLASVSSSFLCFHISKMILRRLGYSMEDFPPIWQWKMPPYTLLLFLMGQLSVLVESYWPVGILKQIGLNLQMIFSIAFFIQGLAVLAFFLGKYNVSKVLRVFVILFLFSNPFMAQLIFLLGMIDTAFNFRRL is encoded by the coding sequence ATGCACCGCTACAGTACGAAGGCAATTGTTGAAGGGGCACTGCTTTCGGCCATAACAGTTATACTAAGCTTCTTTTCGATATACGTTCCGGGAGTAGGGCTATTGGCTGACTTAGTGCTCCCAGTGCCGGTGATTATCCTTGGAATGAAGCACGGCCTCAGTGTAAGCTTACTTTCTGTGTTGGTTTCAGGTGCCGTTATTGCTGCGTTTTCAGGACCTATCAGGGCGATAACTGGAGTTTTGAGTTTCGGGCTTGTAGGGATGGGCATGGGCTGGGCCTTAAAAAGAAAATACTCTCCATTTAAAGTTTTCGCCGTGGGTACTGGAGCGTCGTTAGTATCAAATATTGCCCTTTTCATGCTTTCACTGGCAATAATGGGTATCAATCCATTTTTGCAGGAGATAGAAATATACAGGGAAAGCCTTAACTCCGCAGCGAAAGTTTACAGCCGCATAGGCGTTGACCCCGAAACCATAAAACCAGCCCTTGAAATGTACGGGAAGATATTAGACTTGATGCCGCTATTGATACCGGCGATGTTAGTTTTGGCTTCGGTGAGCAGTTCGTTTTTATGCTTTCATATTTCAAAAATGATTTTGAGGCGTCTGGGCTACAGCATGGAGGATTTTCCTCCGATTTGGCAGTGGAAAATGCCTCCGTACACACTGCTATTGTTCCTAATGGGACAGCTATCCGTCTTGGTGGAATCTTACTGGCCGGTGGGAATTTTAAAACAAATAGGACTCAACCTTCAGATGATTTTTTCTATCGCGTTTTTTATACAGGGGCTTGCCGTTCTAGCTTTCTTCCTTGGCAAGTACAATGTATCAAAAGTTTTGAGGGTTTTTGTAATTCTATTTCTCTTCTCCAATCCATTTATGGCACAGTTGATATTCCTTCTCGGAATGATAGATACGGCATTTAATTTTCGCAGATTGTAA
- a CDS encoding DUF951 domain-containing protein, translating to MKKKHPCGSFEWEIWRMGADFGIKCLGCGRKVMIPRSKFEKSVKKIVKCVQLEDLENPPDK from the coding sequence ATGAAGAAAAAACATCCGTGCGGCAGCTTTGAATGGGAGATCTGGAGGATGGGAGCCGATTTCGGGATAAAGTGTCTCGGCTGCGGGCGCAAAGTAATGATACCCAGGTCCAAGTTCGAAAAGAGCGTCAAAAAGATAGTAAAATGCGTACAGCTTGAAGACCTTGAAAATCCTCCGGATAAATGA
- a CDS encoding NAD(P)/FAD-dependent oxidoreductase, whose translation MSRHYDVIIIGAGPAGIFTALELVDKGGDLNILILEKGKDIEARLCPSKEKKVKCLNCDPCSIVNGWGGAGAFSDGKLTLTTEFGGWLDEYIPKEQVAELIGYVDRIFLSFGATEIVHGTDQEKVKKLQQKAATADLRLIPARIKHLGTEKCWNILREMRKYLDCKVDIKTMTAVRTILVRDGAVYGVVTERGDEYTADFVVAVPGREGAEWFAKEAQRLGLDMAMNPVDIGVRVEVPAVVMEPLTDVVYESKLVYYSKSFDDKVRTFCMNPYGEVVIENNSGLITVNGHSYADKKTENTNFALLVSKTFTHPFKEPISYGKYIATLANMLGGGVLVQRLGDFLAGRRSTPERIKRGLVDPTLKEATPGDLSLVFPYRHMVSILEMLQAMDKLVPGVYSHHTLLYGVEVKFYSARPALSSSLETQIKNLFAAGDGAGVTRGLAQASVSGIMVAREILERKLN comes from the coding sequence ATGTCAAGACATTACGATGTGATAATAATCGGTGCTGGACCAGCAGGAATATTCACCGCCTTGGAATTGGTGGACAAAGGTGGAGACCTCAATATTTTGATTCTTGAGAAAGGCAAGGACATTGAGGCAAGACTCTGTCCTTCTAAGGAAAAGAAAGTAAAATGCTTGAATTGCGATCCGTGCTCCATAGTGAACGGTTGGGGAGGAGCGGGAGCTTTTAGCGACGGCAAGTTGACCTTGACTACCGAATTTGGCGGGTGGCTCGACGAGTACATTCCGAAAGAGCAGGTGGCAGAGCTCATAGGTTATGTAGACAGGATATTTTTGAGCTTCGGCGCTACTGAAATTGTCCACGGAACCGACCAGGAGAAAGTAAAAAAATTGCAACAAAAGGCAGCGACGGCCGATTTAAGACTGATTCCCGCCAGAATAAAGCACCTAGGGACTGAAAAATGTTGGAACATTTTGAGAGAAATGAGAAAGTACCTGGACTGCAAGGTGGATATAAAGACAATGACGGCTGTCAGGACGATCCTTGTCCGGGATGGAGCAGTTTACGGTGTAGTCACGGAAAGAGGTGATGAATACACGGCTGATTTCGTTGTGGCGGTGCCGGGTAGAGAGGGAGCCGAGTGGTTTGCTAAAGAAGCCCAGCGCCTTGGACTCGATATGGCGATGAACCCCGTCGATATAGGAGTCAGAGTGGAAGTTCCGGCTGTTGTTATGGAGCCTTTGACGGACGTGGTTTACGAGTCGAAATTGGTGTACTATTCCAAGTCATTCGACGATAAAGTAAGGACTTTTTGCATGAATCCTTACGGAGAGGTGGTAATAGAAAACAACAGCGGACTAATCACCGTTAACGGCCACAGCTATGCCGACAAAAAAACCGAAAATACAAATTTTGCGCTGCTTGTCAGCAAGACTTTCACGCATCCTTTTAAAGAACCTATTTCCTACGGAAAGTATATCGCCACATTAGCAAACATGCTGGGGGGTGGGGTGCTGGTTCAGAGATTGGGGGACTTTCTTGCCGGCAGGCGCTCTACCCCTGAGAGAATAAAGCGCGGGCTGGTTGATCCCACGTTGAAGGAAGCCACTCCGGGGGACTTGAGCCTGGTATTTCCTTACAGGCACATGGTGAGTATACTTGAGATGCTGCAGGCGATGGATAAATTGGTGCCGGGAGTCTATTCCCATCATACTCTGCTTTACGGAGTAGAGGTGAAATTTTACTCGGCAAGACCGGCTCTTAGCTCGAGCTTAGAAACCCAGATTAAAAACCTTTTTGCCGCTGGAGACGGAGCAGGGGTCACCAGGGGATTGGCACAGGCCTCGGTTTCCGGAATAATGGTGGCGAGAGAGATTCTAGAGAGGAAATTGAATTGA
- a CDS encoding adenylosuccinate synthase: MPGLVVVGAQWGDEGKGRIIDYLAKRADVVVRYQGGNNAGHTVEVDNVRYKLHLIPSGILHPGKICIIGNGMVIDPIALVEEIRYLESYGIDIRPRLKISDRAHIVMPYHKLLDELEEERKGKYQLGTTRRGIGPAYVDKAQRIGIRMSDLLDEKIFEERLIMNLEEKNFILEKIYKVKGFEKSSIMESYLKAAEELKDMVCDTSAIIYEGSQEGKKILYEGAQGTFLDLDLGTYPYVTSSHPIAGGVCIGAGIGPTMIDKVIGVVKAYTTRVGKGPFPSELLDATGDYIRERGFEYGTTTGRPRRCGWLDVVMLKYAIRVNGITHLAITKLDTLGGLEKVKICTAYEYNGKLIEDFPASLEVLAKCRPVYEELPGWEENVSEAAEYDRLPGNLRRYVERVKELVGVDICFVSVGPGRNQGFELIEVI; this comes from the coding sequence ATGCCAGGACTTGTGGTGGTAGGAGCCCAGTGGGGAGATGAAGGAAAGGGACGCATAATTGATTACTTGGCAAAGAGGGCGGATGTTGTTGTACGCTATCAGGGCGGCAATAACGCAGGACATACGGTGGAAGTTGACAACGTTAGGTACAAACTCCACCTGATTCCTTCTGGGATTCTCCATCCGGGCAAGATATGCATCATAGGTAACGGCATGGTAATTGACCCCATAGCGCTGGTCGAAGAAATTAGATATTTAGAAAGTTATGGAATAGACATCAGACCTCGACTTAAGATAAGCGACCGCGCCCATATAGTGATGCCGTATCACAAGTTGTTAGACGAACTGGAGGAGGAAAGGAAAGGTAAGTACCAGCTTGGCACCACGCGGAGGGGCATAGGGCCGGCTTACGTAGACAAGGCCCAAAGGATTGGAATAAGAATGAGCGACCTCTTGGATGAAAAAATTTTCGAAGAGCGGCTAATCATGAACCTGGAAGAAAAAAATTTTATTTTAGAAAAAATATACAAAGTCAAAGGATTCGAGAAAAGCTCTATCATGGAAAGTTATTTGAAAGCAGCCGAAGAATTGAAAGATATGGTATGCGATACTTCAGCGATTATATACGAAGGCTCCCAAGAGGGCAAAAAAATCCTCTATGAAGGGGCTCAGGGGACCTTCCTGGATCTAGACCTGGGAACATATCCCTATGTAACGTCATCCCACCCGATAGCAGGAGGGGTTTGCATAGGTGCCGGCATAGGACCCACCATGATAGATAAGGTGATAGGTGTGGTAAAGGCGTATACCACCCGGGTGGGGAAAGGCCCATTTCCTTCGGAACTTTTGGATGCTACGGGGGATTATATAAGGGAGAGAGGGTTTGAGTACGGCACGACTACAGGCAGGCCCCGTCGCTGCGGGTGGCTTGACGTGGTGATGCTGAAATACGCCATCCGGGTAAACGGTATTACCCATCTTGCTATTACTAAACTGGATACTCTGGGGGGCCTTGAAAAAGTAAAAATCTGTACAGCCTATGAATATAACGGAAAGCTCATCGAGGATTTCCCCGCCAGTTTGGAGGTTTTGGCCAAATGCAGGCCGGTCTATGAAGAACTCCCGGGATGGGAGGAAAACGTATCGGAAGCGGCCGAATACGATAGACTGCCGGGCAATTTGCGAAGGTATGTGGAGAGGGTAAAAGAACTTGTGGGTGTCGATATATGCTTTGTATCGGTGGGTCCAGGAAGAAACCAGGGTTTTGAGCTGATAGAGGTAATATGA
- a CDS encoding single-stranded DNA-binding protein: MNKVILIGRLTKDPELRFTPASGIAVTTFTLAVDRPFLNQKGERETDFIPVVVWRKLAETCANNLKKGRLVGVSGRLQVRSYDTPGGQRRYVTEVVADEVQFLDRPKSVEQDTVLGDNNEGIGDIDFDFNFDDENLSEGDDVPF; this comes from the coding sequence TTGAACAAGGTTATATTGATTGGGAGATTGACCAAGGACCCCGAATTGCGGTTCACCCCTGCTAGTGGAATCGCGGTGACTACTTTTACATTAGCCGTTGACAGGCCTTTCCTAAACCAAAAGGGGGAGAGAGAAACGGACTTCATCCCCGTTGTGGTTTGGAGGAAATTGGCGGAAACCTGTGCCAATAACCTCAAGAAAGGCCGTCTTGTGGGTGTGTCGGGCAGGCTCCAGGTGAGGTCCTACGACACTCCTGGAGGTCAGCGCAGGTACGTAACCGAAGTAGTTGCCGATGAAGTGCAGTTTCTAGACAGGCCGAAATCTGTAGAACAAGATACCGTCTTGGGTGATAACAACGAAGGGATCGGAGATATAGATTTTGATTTCAATTTTGATGATGAAAATTTAAGTGAAGGGGACGATGTACCTTTTTAA